A stretch of the Pseudalkalibacillus hwajinpoensis genome encodes the following:
- a CDS encoding RNA polymerase sigma factor, translated as MRELNDAELYVKVQAKDKEALSSLYDRYEKLLYSFSYRIVKDGGLAEEVMQEVFIKLWKGKAEYSADKGKFSSWLLTMTRHTAIDLLRKQSKEPDFELDERDSLHSDESSVEDQVEWKERGQILRTAVSKLKDEQQKIIEMFYFKGMTHKKISEEFDLPLGTVKGRIRLALKHLNTSLREKGGVSDESKL; from the coding sequence ATGAGAGAACTTAACGATGCCGAGCTGTATGTTAAGGTGCAGGCAAAGGATAAAGAAGCTCTCTCATCTCTTTACGATCGATATGAAAAGTTGTTATATTCTTTCTCATATCGAATTGTAAAAGATGGAGGACTTGCAGAAGAAGTTATGCAAGAAGTGTTCATAAAGCTATGGAAAGGGAAGGCCGAGTATAGTGCTGACAAAGGGAAATTCTCTTCTTGGCTCCTTACAATGACGCGACATACAGCAATTGATTTGCTCCGCAAACAATCAAAAGAGCCAGATTTTGAACTAGATGAACGAGACTCTCTTCATAGTGATGAATCTTCAGTGGAAGATCAGGTTGAATGGAAAGAGCGAGGACAGATACTTCGTACAGCTGTATCAAAACTTAAAGATGAGCAACAGAAAATAATTGAAATGTTCTATTTTAAAGGAATGACGCACAAAAAGATCTCTGAAGAGTTCGACCTCCCTCTGGGTACTGTTAAAGGCCGAATTCGGCTAGCGCTCAAACATTTAAATACCAGTCTCAGAGAGAAAGGAGGGGTCTCAGATGAAAGCAAATTGTGA
- the fabL gene encoding enoyl-[acyl-carrier-protein] reductase FabL: protein MMSNKVALITGGTRGIGKAIARKFASEGYNLVLNFMRKKKDAEQTKQELESEYGITVHIVKANVGEVKQITSLFHETEETFGRLDVFVNNAASGVLRPLMEIEESHWDWTQNINAKAYLFAAQEAAKIMEKNGGGAIVALSSLGSIRALPNYVAVGVSKASVEAITRYLAVELSPKGIVVNAVSGGAVDTDALKHFPNREELLESAKERNPAGRLVEPTDMADTAYFLTTPAASMIRGQTIIVDGGLSLLGE from the coding sequence ATGATGAGTAATAAAGTAGCGCTAATCACAGGCGGAACAAGAGGTATCGGTAAAGCAATAGCACGAAAATTTGCTTCCGAAGGCTACAACCTTGTTCTCAACTTTATGAGAAAGAAGAAAGATGCGGAACAAACAAAACAAGAATTAGAAAGCGAATATGGCATTACTGTACATATCGTTAAAGCAAATGTTGGTGAAGTGAAGCAAATCACTTCTTTATTTCATGAAACAGAAGAAACATTTGGTCGACTTGATGTATTTGTTAACAATGCCGCTTCAGGTGTTTTAAGACCTCTAATGGAAATAGAAGAAAGTCATTGGGATTGGACACAGAACATCAATGCTAAAGCATATCTATTTGCTGCACAAGAAGCCGCTAAAATCATGGAGAAAAATGGTGGAGGAGCGATTGTAGCCCTATCAAGTCTTGGATCAATCAGGGCACTTCCAAATTATGTTGCTGTTGGCGTATCTAAAGCATCCGTAGAAGCGATTACTCGCTATCTCGCTGTTGAATTATCACCAAAAGGAATTGTCGTTAACGCTGTTTCTGGTGGCGCTGTGGATACGGACGCTCTTAAACATTTTCCAAACAGAGAAGAATTATTAGAATCTGCTAAGGAAAGAAATCCAGCAGGACGCCTAGTAGAGCCTACAGATATGGCAGATACCGCTTATTTCTTAACAACTCCAGCAGCAAGTATGATTCGCGGGCAAACGATTATTGTCGATGGTGGATTATCTTTGCTAGGTGAATAA
- a CDS encoding phosphatidate cytidylyltransferase: protein MILLGLLFAQAAFLVAKKKQPNKDFTGLSLKVKTWWGMFGVFCLATLFNPIVSLFSLMILSFFALKEYFSMMKTRKADRRIFLWSYVAIPLQFYWILIDWYGMFIVFIPVYVFLLLPLPRIIGKGTLGFLRSVSSTQWGLMLMVFGLSHLAYFQIASPIYGANLVLFLVLLTQANDAVHYIISLYVGKRKVVSSSNPYLTLEGFLCAIIVTTALAYTLFPYLTPFGALFGVLSGVLISVAGFLGSLTISVLKRDLLLGDDRRMKALEGNYLSRVDSLAYTSPVYFHVIRYFFDFM, encoded by the coding sequence ATTATTTTATTAGGTCTTTTATTTGCACAGGCTGCTTTCCTTGTTGCGAAAAAAAAGCAGCCAAACAAGGACTTTACGGGACTATCGTTAAAAGTAAAAACGTGGTGGGGCATGTTTGGCGTTTTTTGTCTTGCTACACTATTTAATCCAATCGTTTCCTTGTTTTCTTTAATGATACTAAGCTTTTTCGCATTAAAAGAATATTTCTCAATGATGAAAACTCGGAAAGCTGATAGGAGAATTTTTCTATGGTCCTATGTCGCTATCCCACTCCAATTCTATTGGATCCTAATCGATTGGTATGGAATGTTCATTGTGTTTATACCAGTTTATGTTTTCTTATTGCTACCGCTTCCACGTATTATAGGAAAAGGGACGCTAGGTTTTCTAAGATCAGTTAGTTCGACTCAATGGGGTTTAATGCTAATGGTTTTTGGTCTAAGCCACCTTGCCTATTTCCAAATAGCTAGCCCAATTTATGGAGCCAATTTAGTATTATTTCTTGTATTACTAACTCAGGCAAATGATGCAGTTCATTACATCATTTCTCTTTATGTAGGCAAGCGTAAAGTCGTTTCATCCTCCAATCCTTATCTTACCTTAGAAGGATTTTTATGCGCAATTATCGTTACAACAGCACTAGCCTATACGTTATTTCCTTATTTAACGCCTTTTGGTGCGTTGTTTGGAGTTTTATCAGGAGTACTAATCAGCGTCGCTGGCTTTCTTGGTAGTCTAACAATCTCCGTTCTGAAGAGGGATCTCTTACTTGGTGACGATCGAAGAATGAAAGCTTTGGAGGGAAATTACTTAAGTAGAGTGGACAGTCTTGCATACACATCACCTGTTTATTTCCATGTGATTCGGTACTTTTTTGATTTTATGTAA
- a CDS encoding manganese-dependent inorganic pyrophosphatase: protein MEKVLIFGHKNPDTDTITSALVYADLKRKLGMNVEAVRLGAVNGETQYALDQFNVEAPRMVQTVSNETNEVILVDHNERQQSAEDIENVRILEVIDHHRIANFETADPVYYRAEPVGCTATILNKLYKEKNVQVDKNIAGLMLSAIISDSLLFKSPTCTEEDIAAASELAEIAGVNAETYGLEMLKAGADMSSKTPAELISLDAKEFGMGASKVEVAQVNVVDTLDVLARQDVVEEEMRKTIEAKDLDLFLLVVTDILTNNSTALALGKQANKVEKAFDVTLIENLAVLEGVVSRKKQIVPVLTETFTA from the coding sequence ATGGAAAAAGTATTGATTTTCGGACATAAAAATCCTGATACGGATACGATCACTTCTGCTCTCGTTTATGCCGATTTAAAAAGGAAGCTTGGCATGAATGTAGAGGCAGTCCGCCTTGGTGCAGTCAATGGAGAAACACAATACGCGTTAGATCAATTTAATGTGGAAGCTCCACGAATGGTTCAAACAGTTTCGAATGAAACAAATGAGGTTATTCTTGTTGACCACAACGAACGTCAACAGAGTGCAGAGGATATTGAAAATGTTCGGATTCTAGAAGTGATTGACCATCACCGCATTGCGAACTTCGAAACAGCTGACCCTGTTTATTACAGAGCAGAACCAGTTGGTTGTACAGCAACGATTCTAAATAAGTTATACAAAGAGAAGAATGTTCAGGTTGATAAAAACATAGCTGGTCTTATGCTTTCTGCGATTATTTCTGACTCTCTTCTTTTCAAATCACCAACATGTACGGAGGAAGATATAGCTGCGGCTAGCGAACTTGCTGAAATAGCTGGAGTAAATGCCGAAACATATGGTCTTGAAATGCTTAAGGCTGGGGCGGATATGAGCAGTAAAACGCCTGCTGAACTGATCTCTCTTGATGCGAAAGAATTTGGTATGGGAGCTTCTAAAGTGGAAGTAGCTCAAGTTAACGTTGTTGATACTCTCGATGTTCTTGCTCGTCAGGATGTAGTTGAAGAGGAAATGAGAAAAACGATCGAAGCTAAAGATCTTGATCTTTTCTTACTTGTTGTAACGGACATTCTTACAAATAACTCAACGGCTTTAGCACTAGGTAAACAGGCAAATAAAGTCGAGAAGGCTTTTGATGTCACATTAATTGAAAACCTTGCTGTACTTGAAGGCGTTGTTTCTCGTAAGAAACAAATCGTTCCTGTTCTAACAGAAACGTTTACAGCTTAA